The nucleotide sequence CAGGGTTTTTAATTTAGTTATTTAGTTACAACGTAAGCAGGGTTCTGATAAGCTGCCTTTTCTTCATCCGACATCTCCATTCCATCAAGCTGACCTTGTGGAATAGGACGCAGATAGTATTTTGAATCAATAGTACGGGTGACTGTGATCGGGGTGTGATCACCATACTTATCACCGCATATCTGATAAGTTCCTGCATATTCGGCCCACTTCTGTGTACGCACAAGGTCAAACCAGCGGTATCCTTCGCCGAAATATTCACGGGAACGTTCCGCAAGAATATAATCAACGGTAATTGTGGCAGGTGTAGCCGCAGTCAAAGCAGCACTATTATCTTCTACTTTAGCCACATTTCCATTATTGTTCCAACGCCATTTTCCGGCACGGGCTCTGATCACATTGATCAACTCCCGGGCACTTTGACCTGAGTTTGTGGTTGCACCCTTTACAGCAGCCTCAGCAGCGATAAAATAGAGCTCTGAGAATTTGGCAATGTTGAACGGACGGGTACTTGCTGCATTCGGTTGACCTAAACCTGTTTTGTTATCGGTACGATAAACTCCAAGTTTCCATAATCCTGGATACACAATACGGCTAATGCCATTCGGAGATATTACATAATCAGCTCTTCCCGGCAGGACTCCGGCACCAATATTACTTTTATAAGTTGCATTTGAATAATCAATCGCAGTAGAAGGTTCATTATCCAGGAATGTCAGGATTGCATCACCATTACTTACCGGCAGATTATTTGCGTTATACAAACTCGCAGTTGTGTTTCCTGCTTTACCCCAGTTTCCACGATAAACAGTTGTGAATGTACCATCGTAGCGAGAGTCATTGGTTTTATCCGCAAATGTATTCTTGATAACTCCGATAGTAGGACACATACGGGTCCATGGACGTCCCAGGTGTTGCTCTGCTTCACGTTGTACTGAATTTACCAATGAACTCCATCCTGTATTCGCCGAGCTCTTGATATTCGTATAGTTCCAGGTCATCATCCAGACAGCAAAGTTATCGGCACCGCCGCCACCGCCATAGGTCAAACTTGAACCATTATAAGCTTCGCTTGCCTCTGTATGGTCAGCATAAAGCAGAATCTCGTTATTACGGTCATTTGGACCCAGATTTACATCATAATAGGTTGGTTGTAAACCATATGAGCCTGGCGCATTGATTGCTGCTGTAGCGATGTTGTATGCCTGTTGGAAATACCATGCTGCATTATGTCCGTCCGGATCAGTGCGGTCACACACCGGATAGGTCGGAATGTTGTTCGGATTTTCAAGCCACCAGCCATAAGTCAGGTAAGCTTTTGCCAGATAAAGGCGTGCAACTGTTTTGGTAACACCACCGGTAACACGTCCCGTTGCCGGCAAATCATTTATTGCGGTCAGCAAATCAGGAAAAACTGCTTTGGTATAAACCTGAGGAACGGTGTTACGTACTGAGGTTCTGGATGAGCTTGAGTTAAACTTCAGTTCTCCGGCTCCCAAGTCCAGAGGAACTCCACCAAAAGTCTGAACCAATAGGAAA is from Parabacteroides sp. FAFU027 and encodes:
- a CDS encoding RagB/SusD family nutrient uptake outer membrane protein, translated to MKRIYNKALLGTLLMAMFLMGCTDILDEKPRSQYTPEYFKTEAGVMGGLTSLYASLRYIYGNGYYYNALITGTDEATYAQSADQNFKDMDFSGAGTLTASSSRSDVLWNNTYPAINTASGIIENASAVGTVSNSLVAEARFFRAFDYFLLVQTFGGVPLDLGAGELKFNSSSSRTSVRNTVPQVYTKAVFPDLLTAINDLPATGRVTGGVTKTVARLYLAKAYLTYGWWLENPNNIPTYPVCDRTDPDGHNAAWYFQQAYNIATAAINAPGSYGLQPTYYDVNLGPNDRNNEILLYADHTEASEAYNGSSLTYGGGGGADNFAVWMMTWNYTNIKSSANTGWSSLVNSVQREAEQHLGRPWTRMCPTIGVIKNTFADKTNDSRYDGTFTTVYRGNWGKAGNTTASLYNANNLPVSNGDAILTFLDNEPSTAIDYSNATYKSNIGAGVLPGRADYVISPNGISRIVYPGLWKLGVYRTDNKTGLGQPNAASTRPFNIAKFSELYFIAAEAAVKGATTNSGQSARELINVIRARAGKWRWNNNGNVAKVEDNSAALTAATPATITVDYILAERSREYFGEGYRWFDLVRTQKWAEYAGTYQICGDKYGDHTPITVTRTIDSKYYLRPIPQGQLDGMEMSDEEKAAYQNPAYVVTK